A region of bacterium DNA encodes the following proteins:
- a CDS encoding PTS sugar transporter subunit IIA has protein sequence MFESENIILPESLSGNYPLEKTKLSNFLRPETIIVDLVGQSKQAVIDELIGVMDAAGLLLDRSQVREAVIERERKLSTGLGNGIAVPHGKTIGVERLVGAFGIHRTGISFDAADGAPAKLFFMLVSPKSVSGPHVKALAAVAKFMRNERNREIIFAAKTTEEVFSIFDKKG, from the coding sequence ATGTTCGAATCTGAAAATATAATACTCCCTGAAAGTTTATCTGGAAATTATCCATTGGAAAAAACAAAACTATCGAATTTTCTTCGTCCCGAAACGATTATCGTTGATTTAGTGGGCCAAAGTAAGCAAGCGGTCATTGATGAATTGATCGGAGTGATGGATGCTGCCGGTTTATTGCTTGACCGGTCACAGGTGCGCGAAGCTGTAATCGAGCGCGAAAGAAAATTAAGTACGGGGCTTGGTAACGGTATAGCCGTACCGCACGGCAAAACTATCGGAGTAGAACGACTTGTGGGGGCATTCGGGATCCATCGGACTGGAATTTCTTTTGATGCGGCAGACGGAGCCCCGGCCAAGTTATTTTTCATGCTAGTTTCTCCAAAAAGCGTTTCCGGACCTCACGTAAAAGCATTAGCGGCTGTGGCTAAATTTATGCGTAATGAACGAAATCGCGAAATTATCTTTGCGGCCAAAACAACTGAAGAAGTTTTCTCTATCTTTGATAAGAAAGGTTGA
- a CDS encoding asparagine synthetase B, protein MRCAAYAFFFCSSLHTGFSQKLLIPMDLKQADHLKAYGIAFHALESEMNVEWLLNYRGGAFMMNASESIRNECLVRGVTCEMLSSSDVVEIYQTIEDNNMETILLEKAPRVAVYTPPDKKPWDDAVTMALEYAEIKYDKIFDLEVLQGKLSDYDWLHLHHEDFTGQYGKFYANYGRTSWYIQQQKDYEAFARQMGYAKVSKEKLAVVKMMRDYVLKGGFLFAMCGATDSFDIALAAQNTDICDVMYDGDPADPMANSKLDYSQCFAFTAFKADMNPYNYEFSDIDHPSSQGAVLKSAEEDYFTLFDFSAKYDPVPTMLTQNHVSVVKGFMGQTTGYRKTLLKDNVIVMGEDASIGAAKYIHANVGKGTFTFYGGHDPEDYAHQVGDPPTDLSLHKNSPGYRLILNNILFPAAKKKPQKT, encoded by the coding sequence ATTCGTTGTGCCGCGTATGCATTTTTCTTCTGCTCCAGCCTCCATACGGGCTTTAGCCAGAAACTTCTCATTCCGATGGATCTAAAACAAGCCGACCATTTAAAAGCTTACGGCATTGCCTTTCACGCGCTGGAATCGGAGATGAATGTGGAATGGCTATTGAATTATCGAGGCGGAGCATTTATGATGAACGCTTCCGAATCAATCCGTAATGAATGTTTGGTCAGAGGTGTGACATGCGAAATGCTGAGTTCGTCGGATGTAGTCGAAATTTATCAGACGATCGAAGACAATAATATGGAAACTATTCTCCTGGAGAAAGCGCCGCGTGTGGCCGTCTACACTCCCCCTGATAAAAAACCGTGGGACGATGCCGTGACAATGGCGTTGGAGTATGCTGAAATCAAATACGATAAAATATTTGACCTTGAAGTGTTACAAGGAAAATTGTCCGATTACGATTGGCTGCATTTGCATCACGAAGATTTTACCGGGCAATACGGGAAATTTTATGCCAATTATGGCCGTACTTCCTGGTATATCCAACAGCAAAAAGACTACGAAGCGTTTGCACGCCAAATGGGTTACGCCAAAGTTTCTAAAGAAAAATTAGCCGTCGTCAAAATGATGCGCGATTATGTACTCAAAGGAGGTTTCCTGTTTGCCATGTGCGGAGCGACGGACAGTTTTGATATCGCCTTGGCTGCGCAAAACACCGACATTTGCGATGTCATGTATGACGGCGATCCGGCCGATCCGATGGCTAACAGTAAACTTGATTATTCGCAGTGTTTTGCATTTACGGCTTTTAAAGCCGATATGAATCCCTACAATTACGAATTTTCCGATATCGATCATCCGTCGAGTCAGGGCGCTGTTCTGAAAAGCGCGGAAGAGGATTACTTTACATTGTTCGATTTTTCAGCTAAATACGATCCCGTTCCGACGATGCTAACGCAAAATCACGTATCGGTGGTAAAGGGTTTTATGGGACAAACGACAGGTTACCGTAAAACGCTTCTCAAAGATAACGTGATTGTCATGGGAGAAGATGCGTCAATCGGGGCTGCAAAATATATTCATGCCAATGTCGGTAAAGGAACGTTTACTTTTTACGGCGGCCACGATCCTGAAGATTATGCGCATCAGGTCGGCGATCCGCCTACGGATCTATCGTTACATAAAAACTCTCCGGGCTACAGGCTCATCTTAAATAATATTCTTTTCCCGGCAGCCAAGAAAAAACCTCAGAAAACGTAA
- a CDS encoding inorganic diphosphatase — MNLKDIPVGNDFPNVVNAIIEIPEGSRNKYEYDVKLEVFKLDRVLYSAVHYPTAYGFIPSTYYDDGDPLDILVLASQPLLTGILVETRPLGVLRMRDDKGADDKILGVAIGDEHYRDMRRVEQLPHHLLVEIEHFFTTYKHLEGKHVQSFGWEPTEFARSAIRLGHEKYLEIKRAQ; from the coding sequence ATGAATTTGAAAGATATTCCTGTTGGCAACGATTTTCCCAATGTAGTCAACGCCATTATTGAAATTCCCGAAGGCAGCCGCAATAAATATGAATACGATGTGAAGCTTGAAGTTTTTAAATTGGATCGCGTATTGTATTCAGCCGTTCATTATCCGACAGCGTATGGCTTTATTCCGAGCACGTATTACGACGATGGCGATCCGTTGGATATCCTGGTGCTTGCCAGTCAACCGTTGTTGACGGGCATTTTGGTAGAGACGCGGCCCCTTGGCGTATTACGGATGCGCGACGACAAAGGCGCCGATGACAAAATTCTGGGCGTGGCCATCGGGGACGAGCATTACCGCGATATGCGGCGCGTAGAGCAATTGCCGCATCACTTGCTTGTCGAAATCGAACATTTTTTTACGACGTACAAACATCTCGAAGGAAAGCATGTTCAGAGTTTCGGCTGGGAACCGACGGAATTTGCCCGGAGTGCTATTCGGCTTGG
- a CDS encoding YbaN family protein, giving the protein MEHEEQPSKGFHRTAYLFAGHGFVALGIIGAILPLMPTTIFLLLAAGCYAKSSPQLYEWLHTNRYFGSYLKNYREKRGTPLSVKIGSMAVLWASIGYTIVFTKAPIYVDVILILIAVGVSIHLIMIKTLKKEN; this is encoded by the coding sequence ATGGAACACGAAGAACAACCATCTAAAGGATTTCATCGAACAGCCTATCTGTTTGCCGGGCATGGGTTTGTTGCACTGGGTATTATCGGTGCGATATTGCCGTTGATGCCGACCACGATATTTTTGTTGCTGGCTGCCGGGTGTTATGCCAAAAGCTCGCCACAACTGTATGAATGGCTTCATACTAATCGCTATTTTGGAAGTTATCTCAAAAACTATAGAGAAAAACGTGGCACGCCGTTATCAGTAAAAATCGGTTCAATGGCCGTGTTATGGGCCAGTATTGGCTATACAATTGTTTTTACCAAAGCTCCGATCTACGTCGATGTAATTTTGATACTCATCGCTGTCGGCGTTTCGATTCATCTCATCATGATCAAAACGCTCAAAAAAGAGAACTGA
- a CDS encoding FAD-dependent oxidoreductase has translation MKRASHRILIIGGVAAGPAAAAKAKRLNPDLDITMFEQGEFISYGTCSMPYYVGDVIKHHEDIITFSAEKFEKEKGCTVKTKHRVVDIKPHRHRVVVHNLHYDKMEEYEYDQLLIATGARARVPNKEWLKASNVFTVKHLSDSIAIKKYIAEKNPRRVVIIGGGYIGMEMAEAFSERRLDVTVIHKDSHPMNTLESETQAIVLDEIKRHGVQFIGSSEVQDIVIHSGVARSLKLQHQSVDADLIILALGFEPNTELAKSIKIRCGRFGGILTDSFLRTNVDHIYAAGACTEIKNIISNKPIYLPLGNIANKMGWIAGENMAGGHVEFKGVVRTTAVKVFDLEVASVGLNSAEAEASDFKVVTESINAYSHVRAYPGSKPVFVKLIMDGLTKRLIGANLVGEKGAALRADVLSVAIQNKMTIRQIAEMDLMYTPPFAPVWDPILVAANQALKKLKA, from the coding sequence TTGAAACGCGCCTCGCATCGCATACTGATCATCGGCGGCGTCGCGGCAGGACCTGCGGCAGCTGCCAAAGCCAAACGGTTGAATCCGGATCTGGACATTACCATGTTCGAACAGGGTGAGTTTATTTCGTACGGAACTTGCTCGATGCCGTATTATGTCGGCGATGTTATCAAACATCACGAAGATATTATTACATTCAGCGCTGAAAAATTTGAGAAAGAAAAAGGCTGTACGGTCAAGACAAAACATCGGGTCGTCGATATCAAACCGCATCGGCACAGAGTTGTTGTCCATAACCTGCACTACGATAAAATGGAAGAATATGAATACGATCAGTTATTAATTGCCACTGGAGCCAGAGCCAGAGTTCCCAATAAAGAATGGTTAAAAGCATCCAATGTTTTTACCGTCAAACACTTAAGCGACAGCATCGCGATCAAAAAATATATTGCAGAAAAGAACCCGCGTCGGGTAGTTATTATCGGCGGGGGCTATATAGGGATGGAAATGGCCGAAGCATTTTCAGAGAGACGCTTGGATGTTACGGTGATTCATAAAGACAGTCATCCTATGAATACTCTGGAATCGGAAACTCAGGCGATCGTGCTGGATGAAATCAAAAGGCACGGTGTTCAATTTATAGGTTCGAGTGAAGTTCAAGACATTGTTATCCATAGTGGTGTCGCAAGATCTTTGAAATTGCAGCATCAATCGGTTGATGCCGATCTTATTATATTGGCATTGGGTTTCGAACCAAATACCGAATTGGCGAAGAGTATAAAAATCCGTTGCGGGCGGTTCGGAGGAATTTTGACGGATTCGTTTTTACGAACGAATGTGGATCATATTTATGCGGCCGGTGCATGTACGGAAATTAAAAATATCATTTCTAATAAACCGATTTATCTTCCGCTCGGGAATATTGCGAATAAAATGGGATGGATTGCAGGGGAAAACATGGCAGGCGGGCACGTAGAATTCAAAGGCGTTGTCAGGACAACAGCTGTTAAAGTTTTCGATCTGGAAGTGGCGAGCGTCGGATTGAATTCGGCGGAAGCCGAAGCATCAGACTTCAAAGTTGTTACTGAATCGATCAACGCTTATTCGCATGTACGTGCTTATCCCGGCAGCAAACCCGTTTTTGTCAAACTGATCATGGACGGCCTGACGAAACGCCTGATCGGGGCGAATCTGGTTGGTGAAAAAGGAGCCGCTTTACGTGCCGACGTCTTATCCGTTGCCATTCAAAATAAAATGACGATCAGGCAGATAGCTGAAATGGATCTGATGTACACGCCGCCGTTCGCACCGGTCTGGGATCCGATTTTAGTCGCGGCTAACCAAGCGTTGAAAAAACTAAAAGCGTAA